A single genomic interval of Lathyrus oleraceus cultivar Zhongwan6 chromosome 7, CAAS_Psat_ZW6_1.0, whole genome shotgun sequence harbors:
- the LOC127103699 gene encoding sugar transport protein 14, which yields MAGGGFSDAGALKRAHLYEYKITGYFIFSCIVGALGGSLFGYDLGVSGGVTSMDDFLIEFFPHVYERKHAHMAETDYCKYDDQMLTLFTSSLYFAALISTFGASSVTKNKGRRASIIFGSISFFIGAVMNAAAVNITMLLLGRIFLGIGIGFGNQAVPLYLSEMAPAKVRGAVNQLFQLTTCLGILIANLINYGTEKIHPWGWRLSLGLAVVPALVMFIGGLLCPETPNSLVEQGKMEEARKVLERVRGTPNVDAEFEDLVEASREAQSIKNPFQNLLLKKNRPQFIIGALAIPAFQQLTGNNSILFYAPVIFQTLGFGSAAALYSSTITSVALVLATLISMFYVDKFGRRVFFLDAGVQMFLCMVATAVVLALEFGKGKQLSFGVSIFLVIVIFLFVLAYGRSWGPLGWLVPSELFPLEIRSAAQSVVVCVNMIFTAIVAQFFLTSLCHLKYGIFLLFGGLIVVMSCFVFFLLPETKQVPIEEIHLLFENHWFWKKIVVDGKQERISNEQA from the exons ATGGCAGGTGGTGGATTTTCAGATGCAGGTGCTCTCAAAAGAGCTCATCTTTATGAATACAAGATTACAGGATACTTCATCTTTTCTTGCATTGTTGGTGCTCTTGGGGGCTCTCTTTTTGGTTATGATCTTGGTGTTTCAGGTGGAGTTACATCCATGGATGATTTCTTGATTGAATTCTTCCCTCATGTTTATGAAAGGAAACATGCACACATGGCAGAAACTGATTATTGTAAATATGATGATCAAATGTTGACACTTTTTACATCGTCTTTGTATTTTGCTGCCTTGATATCCACGTTTGGTGCTTCATCTGTAACAAAAAACAAAGGAAGGAGAGCCAGTATTATTTTTGGTTCTATTAGCTTTTTCATTGGAGCTGTCATGAATGCTGCGGCTGTTAACATTACTATGTTGCTCCTTGGACGCATTTTTCTCGGTATTGGAATTGGATTTGGTAATCAG GCTGTTCCTTTATATCTGTCAGAAATGGCTCCAGCAAAAGTGAGAGGAGCAGTGAACCAACTATTTCAATTGACAACATGTTTGGGAATATTGATTGCTAACTTGATCAATTATGGAACTGAGAAAATTCATCCATGGGGATGGAGATTATCTCTTGGTTTAGCAGTAGTTCCAGCACTTGTTATGTTTATTGGTGGTTTATTATGTCCCGAGACACCGAACAGTCTTGTAGAACAAGGCAAAATGGAAGAGGCAAGAAAGGTTTTGGAGAGAGTTAGAGGTACTCCTAATGTTGATGCTGAATTTGAAGATCTTGTTGAAGCAAGCAGAGAAGCACAATCCATCAAGAATCCATTTCAGAATCTTCTTTTGAAAAAGAATAGACCACAATTTATAATTGGTGCATTGGCTATTCCTGCATTCCAACAATTGACAGGAAACAACTCTATTCTCTTTTATGCACCTGTCATTTTCCAGACTCTTGGATTCGGCTCTGCAGCAGCTCTTTATTCTTCTACCATTACTAGTGTTGCACTTGTTCTTGCCACTCTGATCTCTATGTTTTATGTTGACAAGTTTGGTAGGAGAGTTTTCTTTTTAGATGCTGGTGTTCAAATGTTCTTGTGCATG GTTGCTACAGCAGTAGTTTTGGCTCTTGAGTTTGGCAAAGGCAAACAACTATCATTTGGAGTTAGCATCTTTCTAGTGATTGTGATATTCCTATTTGTGTTAGCATATGGAAGATCATGGGGACCCTTAGGATGGTTGGTTCCAAGTGAGCTCTTCCCATTAGAGATAAGATCAGCTGCACAAAGTGTTGTTGTGTGTGTCAACATGATCTTCACTGCCATTGTTGCACAATTCTTCCTCACATCACTCTGCCACCTTAAATATGGAATCTTCTTGCTCTTTGGAGGCTTGATTGTTGTTATGAGCTGTTTTGTGTTCTTTCTATTACCTGAGACAAAGCAAGTTCCAATTGAAGAAATTCATCTTCTCTTTGAGAATCATTGGTTCTGGAAGAAAATTGTAGTTGATGGAAAACAAGAGAGAATATCAAATGAACAGGCTTAA